The Panicum virgatum strain AP13 chromosome 3N, P.virgatum_v5, whole genome shotgun sequence genome includes the window CGTTGCATTGCGTGCATGTAAAATGATCCTTATTCTTTGCAATACAGCAAGTGACTTCTTGTAATGGCTGTTTTGTAATAGGTGAGATTTTGTGAAATATTACGATTACAGTGAGTGATTAATTACAATACTGTTGTATTGTATTGTAGTATTACAGTGAGTGATTAATTACAATAGAGTGTCTAACCTTTTGTAATGGCTGTTGTAAAGctttttgtgaaacacttcGTCCATCCtttcttaaatatatgacattGTTAACTTCAACCAGCTATATATATTTAATCAATTAAGCAAGGTAAAATGAGTACCGCTAGGTCTATCATCAAAACTATTTTAGGATTTAacttgtagatttatctatttacATAAATATTTGTGTAAAAGACAAAGAGTCAAACGAATGCAAAAAAAGGTTAATGGTATCTAAGAGACTCTTTATATCTTCACTAAAATATAGATTTTGGTAAAAATTTACTCTCCAACGCACTCTTCAATTGGATATCCAAATATAAATATCCTCTATTCATGCTAGCCAAATATGGAGAGCTAGACTATACAAAAGATATAAAAAAGCTGTTGGAAGAtacaaaatatgaaaaataatttttactGAAAAGACTCTCCAAATAATGATTTAGATAGTAGATTTTAAAAAGGCTCTTGAAGATTGCACTACTACAATGTTACAGACATGAGCAAAACAGGCCCGGCCCAACCACTTGGCCTCAACCCAACGTGCTAACCGGCTAAGCTCGGCCTTGCCCTCAAGGGCCGGGCGTGGCGCAGATTTTGTCAACTCGAAAAAGAATTAGCCCAAAATAGTCAAATGAACTATTTTTATCATAGTTTGATTCTTTACAGTTGTTATAAGTCGAGACTTTCATGATGCTCTTATTCCTTCCAGAAACCTATGCTACGGCACATTATTTTCAACTCAGTACTGTGACGCCAACAGTCCTGTAAACATGTCTTCTATCCTTTGGGCGAGCGTGCATCATCTGCAACACCGCAAAGGGTGTCGTGGCAGTGCATGACGAACTGGCAAGGCAATAACTACACGTAGTTCATCCGTTTGGGGAGATTGATGCCAGCTCGCGCAAGGAGGTCGTTCGCTCTTTGCACAGCTGAAGAAATTACCTCCTCCTGGACCAGAAGAAACAGACATGCAGAAACATCAGCTGTATATCTAAGTTCTCTTCTCTACTAAGAAGTACAAGCATAGTGTGCCATCACCAAACAAAGGAACACATAATTTTTTAGCTGATAAAACGCGGCTTCCATTTCAAGTTTCTGATCTTCAGAGATCTGAGGATGTACCCCTTCCAGCATTATTGCTTTTCCTAACTAATGAAGTTTGCGGCAGTTTAACACCGCATGCAAACCTAGTATGTGCAACGCCCTGTGCACAAGTAGTCATTGTCTCTTCAGCTATCACTATGTCACATGCTATCATCAGAAGTGGCATTAGGTACGAAAGTATGaacaagaaatgaaacaactTACAATGCCAACGTGTTTAGAGTGACAACGGGTCAAGATTATTCTATGCACTTCTTGGTTCATTTCAATGTTTGAAATACAAACAGACAAGCAGGAAATTACCTCATTGAGATTCATGATTTTATGATCCTTCATAATCCACTGACCATTGCACATAACAGACTCTATATTCTCCGTCCTCATACAATAGACAATGTTGGCAATGCTGTACATCAGGGAGAAGGTAAGTGCCAAATAGCCAATAATACAAAAGCCCAGCAGTATGGCTAGATGACTAACTATACAAATATCAGGTAACATGAAGAGTTGCTAGTTATGCCAATAAAAGAGTTGCTAGTTATGCCAATAAAAGGCTAGAGTACAGAAATTAAATAAATACGAAAAGAAACTACCATATATACCTATAATACCAGAGTGAAAACATTGCCACAATAAACCCAGTGATAATGCCATCATTAAAATAGTAGCAATTCAAATATTTAAAAACTAAACAAAACATAGTATTGCACACCTGTCATGTAAGGGAACCATGGACCATGTAAATGGATTCACTACAACCAAGTCCGCCTACACAACAAGATACTCCCATGTGTCAATAAACCAGATAAATCAAGAGTCAATATTCATCTGTGCTTTCTAGGAAAAATATGTTGACAGCGAGATTTTAGGGTGGTGAAAATGAAGAGATTTATCAACATCTGAAATATATTGAGAATCATACATGAACAAAATAGCAACTAGGAGCATCACCTTTTTCCCGACCTCCAGCGAACCTATTTCATTATCCCATAGAACTGCTTTCGCGCCATTAATAGTAGCCATCTTCAGTACAGTCTCAGAAGGAAGAGCAGTTGGGTTAGTTGTTCCACTGATGTATGCCTCACGTCCTTTGTTAATTAGAGACGCTAGGTACATCTCATCCACTGTATAGCACAAGGTAGTCAAGATCCAGTGGGGCAAAATATGATTCGAAATAAGCAAATGTCCACACTCAGCAGAGATGTAGATATATATTCTTTATTCAAAGGAGATATACTGACAAAAGCACACAGGATGTCAAAGTTTCAAAGACAAGTTGGGTACAGCCTAGGGTGCAGTAGAAAGTTCAATTTCACAAAATTTTATGATCAAACAAGTTACTTTTTAATAAACTTTTGaaaataaaagaaggaaaatttGTTTATTTTTAACATAAATATGCCTAATTAAATGAAGGCCTCAAATACTTCTTTTTCATTCAATTTGTTTGTAGATTGTTTAATAAGATATGCTTTCACATATTTACCCCTTTTTCAGATAGTTTAGTGCTGCCTCATATAACTGCAGAGCTGAACTACGTAGCAACCTGGTAATCCATTTTCTTTCAAACTACATGTTTAGACATGGTTGTGAAAATTCTAGCAATGACATTGTAATGAAAAATATTGGATATGTGCACCAGAATATAATCATTCTATAAAGTGGACATGAGAAAAGTAATTGGTTGAAACAGACTAACAATAGTCACTTAGGCCCTCCCATCCATATTTTGGAATATAAAAATTCTTCTGTGCGATGTTATGTCATCATCTACGCTCACACATGCTCataaaaatgtttgttgcaaGGATTTTTGAAGCAGACCAATGCTCATTCTGTTATTGCTTGGTGCTCCATCAGTACCAAGGGAGACACAAACACCAGAATCCAGCATTTCTCTAATAGGAGCAAAACCCAACATCCGCATCGCAGATGCAGGGCAGTGAGAAACCTTGACGCCAGCCTTTGAAAAATGCCCTATCTGCAATTTGAGAATCACAGAATGAAACCTTCCTGGAAGGGCTTACTAGAAGCTTTCTTGAAGAAACTGCTGTATTGCAATTTATTATTGAAAAATATATAACAAAAATATTTCATAACTAGCAACAGATCTTAATGTGGCAAAAAAACACTTCTTGTATAGATGTTTTGGCGGTCATGATGACTTTTGCATGATGTAGCTTAATAGATGTACACGGAGGCAACCCTTCGTGAAGAAATTTGCATCAGTTTGTGAGTAGAAGCAGAAGTGTTCGCGTTAGTTTCTGTTTTTCTGAACTGAGAGCCCTGATCTTAGGAAGTAGCGTACAAGGTAGAAACGCATGCATAAACTAGATTACTTAATTCGTAGGCACAGGGCTAGGACATTGAGTCCATGTATTACTAGTCCAGGTAGTACTTTTGTATGGACCAATAATGCGCTGCTTTTTTCAGGAGTCGTGCTCTGTTTTTGTGAAAGGGAACAAAGACATAATCTATGTATATCTCTTGCACCTAGTATTGTTGTTCTTCCCAGCCAAGCTCCTCAGTTCTATTCCCCCTGCTGTTATACACCCCTGCCCCCACTATCTCTCTCCTGCAATCATGGCACCAACAGGATCCCATTGATATCATCATCTGGTATACAATCCATAGCACCTACCCAATATCTAAGGCCATTCGGCCGCAACATTCCTTCAGCCAGAACATTTTCTTGCCTATTTATTATATTTTGTAACTGCTGTACATTTTCAGACTACAAAAACAGTAGACAATGTGAAAGGAAACAATTGATTGTGAAAAAGTTTACTAACCTCAGGTTCATTCAACCAGACAGAGTGGGCCGCCAACAAATTACTCCTCAAAAAATCAATTTTCTCTAAATATGTCACCGTGCCATGATCAATTCCTTTGGTCCGCACTATAAGTTGATTTTCATATGGTATTTCTGCAATATGCTGAACAAAGTGAAAGACAATCTTGTAAGAAAATCTACTGCAGGTTCCTGGGAGCAGCAATTCAATCAGCAACAATAACAGAATCTTTGAGTTCCAAGCTAATTGGGTTAGATTGGGATCAGTAATTCAATACAATTTTTTCAATACAGCATTATAGAAAAGTAGTATTGAACTTAATATACGACATCTGGCGCAACTGCAAAAGAACTTGGGAAGCTCAGATCATAAGCATGCCCAAGTTGAAAACAGCTCAAGCCCAAGTTGGATTATGCATGAATTCTTCTATCAAGTAAGCATGAACCAAACGAAGTAGCACATTATTTAATGTAGATAAACTTCGATACACCAATAAACTTTGTAAGTACCATATGGATTCCAGTATTTAGCTTCTGGGCAACATCTCTTGTTTCAAGCAGTAAACGATCTGTTGCATTCATGATCTGCCTCAACCCAAACCATATCCTGATACGCCCATCAGCTGTATTATGATGCTTTTCATATAGTTCCTTCTGTGACTGTAGAAAATAAATGCATCCTGTTGATTACATCACATAACAGACAAAACAGAAAGAGCAAACACAAGTATACTTCTCCTAAGATGGACACTAGAAAACATAACACACTAGAAAATCTATAATGGATACAGAATACACTCCAATTTAGACTAACTTGGCCAAAGGAACAGTACTAAATATACACTTCTGAGCTTGCACTTAACATGCCTTCTCGTTTATTTGAAATtcgaaataaatatagaaaGAACTAGCTTTGAACAGCGTGTGGAAATCAGAAACTGACATGCCCGAACCATGAACTAGGCTATCAGTCCCCTTTTCCTATTACTACTATTACTAATACCTCTTTTTACTTCTTTTACTCTGTTGGATTTCATCtgtagcctaccccaacttgtttgGGAATAATTGACTATAAACAGAAATAGATGTTCTGCTAGATACCAACCCTTCCCTAATTTTAGCAGTAATCCTAGTTTGAAGTGTTAGAATAGATGGATGTTCAATGTATTGACTAGCCCCAtgggatatatatatactacAAGAGAAGACTCTAGACACACTCTCTACACTCTTCTACTCTAACACCCCCCCTCAAACTCAAGGTGGATTACAAGCATTGAGTTTGAAGGTACAATTACAACACTTAAAGGACACTAACATATCAAGCCAGATGACATTTAATCACGAATACATACACCATTAAGATGACACTAATACATTAACTAGATAACATATATCCAAAGTCCAAGCTTGAAGATGTCGCCAAAGCGTGCAGCCAATGTCGATATATGAAGTCGACGATAATAACGATGTGTCAAACCAAGCCAAAGAAGAATAAAGATAAAACCACAGCTGCAAGATGGCAAAGCCGTGATACTATCGTGATGATGACTAAGAAGGCCACTTGGTGATGATGTGTAGCAAAAAGGCTACGAAAAAGGGCCAAGTGGTAAAGATGCATCAAcacgacgaagaagaagaagaagatgatgatgatgatgatgatggggcAGCCACACAACGCGGCAAACCCAATAGAGAAAAGAAATGGCTGATTTGACAACTGAAATTTGTAGACACGCACGGCATTGGCGAACTGGATGAAGTGGATCTGGACTTGGATCGACGCTGATGAATATGACTGAGATGCTAGCGGGACATGAGACAAAAGACTCTGATACATAGTAGATACTAGCACTAGCAGGCATCAGCAATGATAGCAACAGAAGATGGAGAGCAGAGGCCGGACAGCGGTGGAAAAGAGGATaaggtggcggcggcagtggaagatggggaggggatggaGGAGACTGCCACCGGTGGATGAGCTCGGTGGAGAAGATCGGCCGGGAAGGGAGGGTGCCGGGGCCGGGAAGGACCGGCGGTGGCTTGACAGGCGGCCGCAGAGGAGAGGGGGGGCCGCAGGAACGGCGGCCAAGGAAGAGGTGGCCGCGGGGACGGCGCCcgaggaggagggccgcggcaaCGAGAGCCACGACGGCGGGCGGCCGCTACTGCGGCCAAGAAGACCGACGCGATGACGAGCAGGACgatggccgcgacggcggcggaagaGATGGCGACGACGAACTGGTGGCGACGGGCCACGCactggaggaggacggcggcgctgctgctgctgctgctacggcTACCACTACCTACAGCTAAGAGGTGACCGTCCCCGGGAGTGGAGATTGCTCCTCCCGGGGGCAGCAGCGGAAGTGATTCTCGGCGAGCTACAGTGGAGATCGAAGAAGACTCTCGAACCGTGGCTGTGATACCATGTTAGAATAGATGGATGTTCAATGTATTGACTAGCCCCAtgggatatatatatactacAAGAGAAGACTCTAGACACACTCTCTACACTCTTCTACTCTAACATGAAGTTTGTCCTTGATAATAATTCAAGAACACAACACTACAATAAATAGACGATGCAACATTTGGATCTCCTCAACTCCTCCATATGCTTATGCTATTCAGAGTCTTGCAGATCATCTTCAAAGCATCAATCAGGGTTCCACAGATGGAACTGCCTGTTTTagccagaaaaagaaaagtcaAATATCAGCGTCTAATTTCAGTCTCCTGGTTCCAGTTCACTACCCTGAACAGTGAGCCCTTAATCTAAATTAAGCTTACATATCAAGAAGCTTACAATTGCAGTACATCTAACTCAAATATGTAAAGAAGATGAGCCCAGCCCACTGGTCAATACTGCT containing:
- the LOC120666153 gene encoding 5-methylthioadenosine/S-adenosylhomocysteine deaminase-like isoform X2; translation: MADTILHGAVVVTMDGELRVLRDGAVAVAGDRIAAVGPAADVLAAFPSAARTLDLGGRIVLPGFVNTHVHTSQQLARGIADDVDLMTWLHGRIWPYESHMTEEDSYASTLLCGIELIRSGVTCFAEAGGQFVSEMARAVELLGLRACLTKSTMDCGEGLPTNWSSCSTDDCIQSQKELYEKHHNTADGRIRIWFGLRQIMNATDRLLLETRDVAQKLNTGIHMHIAEIPYENQLIVRTKGIDHGTVTYLEKIDFLRSNLLAAHSVWLNEPEIGHFSKAGVKVSHCPASAMRMLGFAPIREMLDSGVCVSLGTDGAPSNNRMSIVDEMYLASLINKGREAYISGTTNPTALPSETVLKMATINGAKAVLWDNEIGSLEVGKKADLVVVNPFTWSMVPLHDSIANIVYCMRTENIESVMCNGQWIMKDHKIMNLNEEEVISSAVQRANDLLARAGINLPKRMNYV
- the LOC120666153 gene encoding 5-methylthioadenosine/S-adenosylhomocysteine deaminase-like isoform X1, encoding MADTILHGAVVVTMDGELRVLRDGAVAVAGDRIAAVGPAADVLAAFPSAARTLDLGGRIVLPGFVNTHVHTSQQLARGIADDVDLMTWLHGRIWPYESHMTEEDSYASTLLCGIELIRSGVTCFAEAGGQFVSEMARAVELLGLRACLTKSTMDCGEGLPTNWSSCSTDDCIQSQKELYEKHHNTADGRIRIWFGLRQIMNATDRLLLETRDVAQKLNTGIHMHIAEIPYENQLIVRTKGIDHGTVTYLEKIDFLRSNLLAAHSVWLNEPEIGHFSKAGVKVSHCPASAMRMLGFAPIREMLDSGVCVSLGTDGAPSNNRMSIVDEMYLASLINKGREAYISGTTNPTALPSETVLKMATINGAKAVLWDNEIGSLEVGKKADLVVVNPFTWSMVPLHDSIANIVYCMRTENIESVMCNGQWIMKDHKIMNLNEGVAHTRFACGVKLPQTSLVRKSNNAGRGTSSDL